From a single Rhodococcus qingshengii JCM 15477 genomic region:
- the pspA gene encoding phage shock protein PspA: MANPFVKGWKYLMALFNSKIDEKADPKVQIQQAIEDAQRQHQALSQQAASVIGNQRQLEMKLSRQLDEVEKLNANARQAVNLADQAAAAGDNDKAIQYTNAAEAFAAQLVTAEQGVEDLKALHDQSLQAAAQAKKAVEQNAMTLQAKVAERTKLLSQLEQAKMQERVSESLRSMDSTLSAPGNTPSLDAVRDKIERRYADALGSAELAQNSVQGRMMEVQQASVQMAGHSRLEQIRASMKGEALPSGGAAATPATPSVEKQPPAAGQTGQ, from the coding sequence ATGGCTAATCCTTTCGTCAAGGGCTGGAAGTACCTGATGGCGCTCTTCAATTCGAAGATCGATGAGAAGGCAGATCCAAAGGTTCAGATTCAGCAGGCGATCGAGGACGCACAGCGCCAGCATCAGGCGTTGTCCCAGCAGGCTGCGTCGGTGATCGGTAATCAGCGTCAACTCGAGATGAAGCTCAGCCGTCAACTCGACGAGGTCGAAAAGCTCAACGCCAACGCGCGCCAGGCCGTCAACCTCGCCGATCAGGCCGCTGCTGCCGGCGACAACGACAAGGCGATCCAGTACACCAACGCTGCCGAAGCTTTTGCGGCCCAGTTGGTGACGGCCGAGCAGGGCGTCGAAGATCTGAAGGCACTGCACGACCAGTCCTTGCAGGCCGCCGCTCAGGCCAAGAAGGCTGTCGAGCAGAACGCGATGACTCTGCAGGCAAAGGTTGCCGAGCGCACCAAGCTGCTCAGCCAGCTGGAGCAGGCCAAGATGCAGGAGCGCGTGAGCGAGTCCCTTCGGTCCATGGACAGCACGCTGTCGGCTCCCGGCAACACACCCAGCCTCGATGCTGTGCGCGACAAGATCGAGCGGCGTTACGCCGACGCACTCGGCTCTGCCGAACTCGCTCAGAACTCCGTTCAGGGCCGCATGATGGAGGTCCAGCAGGCCTCGGTCCAGATGGCGGGGCACAGTCGCCTCGAGCAGATTCGTGCTTCCATGAAGGGCGAGGCACTGCCTTCCGGCGGCGCAGCAGCCACTCCTGCGACTCCGTCCGTCGAGAAGCAGCCCCCGGCTGCCGGTCAGACCGGGCAGTAG
- the pspM gene encoding phage shock envelope stress response protein PspM — protein sequence MFSSRDGRSGREPRSAVPVSVSGAFGALGRTADTLREVGLSAADAARRWQDPRAKFERKRARARRRAQRWGFMSGGSVVGTAGLAVASAPEWSVVVAGGGAALFAVPAVIAVGRYRSMSSGPPPSAPIRRRLPPSSSRAFIPMSRLIGAETSLFEILSVLRRADTIDPNELDEITVTADSALRAMFAVSLDVVAMERAVAATPKVTEPLDPTIDGAVRELQSGLDQYEDLVTSAAALTAPHSPSALVGFNRELSALHAAAERLSALADAIGEVDDITRKYN from the coding sequence ATGTTTTCTTCACGAGACGGTCGATCTGGGCGCGAGCCCCGGTCGGCCGTTCCCGTTTCCGTATCCGGCGCCTTCGGAGCGTTGGGACGCACCGCGGACACATTGCGGGAGGTCGGACTGTCTGCGGCGGATGCCGCTCGGCGGTGGCAGGACCCGCGCGCCAAATTCGAGCGCAAACGTGCCCGTGCACGTCGACGCGCTCAGCGTTGGGGTTTCATGTCCGGCGGATCAGTGGTCGGCACGGCCGGCCTTGCGGTTGCGTCGGCCCCCGAGTGGTCGGTGGTCGTGGCAGGCGGGGGAGCGGCACTGTTCGCGGTTCCCGCCGTCATTGCGGTCGGTCGTTACCGTTCGATGAGTTCCGGCCCACCGCCGTCGGCGCCGATTCGCCGGCGCTTGCCACCGTCGTCGTCTCGCGCGTTCATCCCGATGTCTCGCCTCATCGGCGCCGAGACTTCGTTGTTCGAGATCTTGAGTGTGCTCAGGCGCGCCGACACCATCGACCCCAATGAGTTGGACGAAATCACTGTTACCGCCGATTCGGCATTGAGAGCGATGTTCGCGGTGTCTTTGGATGTCGTCGCGATGGAACGCGCCGTGGCCGCTACACCCAAGGTGACCGAACCTCTTGATCCCACCATCGACGGCGCAGTTCGTGAGTTGCAGTCGGGGTTGGATCAGTACGAGGATCTGGTGACCTCCGCAGCTGCATTGACAGCGCCTCACAGCCCTTCGGCGCTGGTGGGATTCAACCGAGAACTCTCGGCGCTGCACGCGGCCGCCGAGCGACTCTCGGCGCTTGCCGACGCCATCGGTGAGGTGGACGACATCACCCGCAAGTACAACTGA
- a CDS encoding energy-coupling factor transporter transmembrane component T family protein — protein MTTLGVYRPGTSLLHRMPTGIKLLALVVAILAVSIFVREPWQLAAPTIVVVALYAIARIPPMTAIRQLRPALWMLLFIGAFQLIVAGWQRAAVVCGVLIISIAFAAIMGLTTRISEMLDAITRFLTPLRRFGVNPERIALLLAMTIRCIPLMFEVITQVSEARKARGLGFSLRSFAVPVIVGTLMTADAMGEALAARGADD, from the coding sequence GTGACCACTCTCGGCGTCTACCGGCCGGGCACATCGCTCCTGCACCGGATGCCGACGGGGATCAAGCTCCTCGCCTTGGTCGTGGCCATCCTCGCCGTCTCGATCTTCGTGCGCGAGCCGTGGCAACTGGCAGCTCCCACGATCGTCGTTGTGGCCCTGTACGCGATTGCGCGCATTCCTCCGATGACTGCGATCCGGCAGCTGCGTCCGGCGCTGTGGATGTTGCTCTTCATCGGGGCGTTCCAGCTGATAGTCGCGGGATGGCAGCGAGCGGCCGTCGTGTGCGGGGTTCTGATCATCTCGATCGCCTTCGCGGCGATCATGGGTCTGACCACCCGGATCTCCGAGATGCTCGACGCGATCACCCGGTTCCTGACACCCTTGCGACGCTTCGGCGTCAATCCCGAACGGATCGCTTTGCTCCTCGCAATGACGATCCGGTGCATCCCGCTGATGTTCGAGGTCATCACACAGGTGTCCGAGGCACGCAAGGCGCGAGGGCTCGGATTCTCGCTGCGATCCTTCGCAGTTCCGGTCATCGTCGGCACCCTGATGACCGCGGACGCAATGGGTGAAGCATTGGCGGCCCGCGGCGCCGACGACTGA
- a CDS encoding energy-coupling factor ABC transporter ATP-binding protein, which produces MSEIVFENVGHSFGERTVLQQIDLRLSEQRIGIVGANGSGKSTLARMINGLVVPTEGHVHVNGLDTAKKGRDVRKQVGFVFTDPNHQIVMPTVAEDIEFSLRRSGLGKAERAAKVASVLERYGLAGHADHPTHQLSGGQKQLLALAAIMVTEPNVLVADEPTTLLDLRNSRLISSVFESLDQQLIVVTHQLDLLESFERVLVVDQGRVVADGSPADSIDHYRSLVS; this is translated from the coding sequence ATGAGTGAGATCGTCTTCGAGAACGTCGGACACAGCTTCGGTGAACGAACGGTCCTTCAGCAGATAGATCTGCGACTGAGCGAACAGCGAATCGGAATCGTGGGTGCGAACGGAAGCGGCAAGTCGACCCTCGCTCGCATGATCAACGGACTGGTCGTTCCGACGGAAGGACACGTCCACGTCAACGGCTTGGACACGGCGAAGAAAGGCCGCGACGTACGCAAGCAGGTCGGATTCGTCTTCACCGATCCCAACCACCAGATCGTGATGCCGACGGTTGCCGAGGACATCGAATTCTCGCTCCGCCGTAGCGGATTGGGCAAAGCCGAGCGCGCCGCAAAGGTGGCCTCGGTGCTCGAACGCTACGGCCTCGCCGGGCACGCCGACCATCCCACCCACCAGCTTTCGGGCGGGCAGAAACAGCTCCTCGCGCTCGCGGCCATCATGGTGACGGAACCGAACGTACTCGTCGCCGACGAACCCACCACGCTCCTCGACCTTCGCAACTCGCGACTCATCAGCTCGGTGTTCGAGTCACTCGATCAACAACTGATCGTCGTGACCCACCAACTCGACCTCCTCGAATCATTCGAACGGGTGTTGGTCGTCGACCAAGGCCGCGTCGTCGCTGACGGCTCCCCCGCCGACTCGATCGATCACTACCGGTCGTTGGTCTCGTGA
- a CDS encoding biotin transporter BioY: MSTTRFPARDLAHVAVFAALIIALGLPGSINIGISGVPITLQSMGVMMAGALLGPRKGVLAVLTVIALGLVGLPVLAGGRTALVSLSSPTAGFLIGWIPTAFVIGWLTAKMLPKYRIIAGIGINLLGGVVVLYAFGIVGMMVRGHMSFVAAWSANAAFIPLDAAKAVVTALVASQVHRAYPALLRDSVISSNKTVVAN; the protein is encoded by the coding sequence GTGTCTACGACCCGTTTCCCCGCTCGCGATCTCGCGCATGTAGCCGTCTTCGCCGCACTCATCATCGCGCTGGGCCTACCCGGGTCGATCAACATCGGCATTTCCGGCGTGCCGATCACCCTTCAGTCCATGGGCGTCATGATGGCCGGCGCTCTACTCGGACCGCGCAAGGGTGTTCTCGCCGTCCTGACGGTCATTGCTCTGGGATTGGTCGGTCTACCGGTCCTTGCCGGCGGCCGCACCGCACTCGTGTCTCTCTCGAGCCCGACAGCCGGATTCCTCATCGGTTGGATCCCGACGGCGTTTGTCATCGGATGGCTGACCGCCAAGATGCTGCCCAAGTACCGGATCATCGCGGGCATCGGCATCAACCTTCTCGGCGGCGTCGTCGTTCTCTACGCGTTCGGCATCGTAGGAATGATGGTCCGCGGACACATGAGCTTCGTTGCCGCATGGTCAGCCAACGCCGCCTTCATCCCGCTCGACGCCGCAAAAGCGGTCGTCACCGCGTTGGTCGCGTCCCAGGTTCACCGGGCATACCCGGCACTACTGCGCGACTCGGTGATCTCGTCGAACAAGACCGTGGTGGCGAATTAA
- a CDS encoding PIG-L deacetylase family protein, whose product MENFPEDWQRAIVIVAHPDDIEYGAAAAVAQWTDRGKDVRYVLATRGEAGIAGLSPEESGPIREEEERRSAAIVGVGEVEFLGLPDGRLVEGLELRSTLAAAIRRHRPELVVTMNFSHTWGPGYLNSADHRALGISVLDATADAANEWIFPSLTAQGLAPWPGVRWVAVNTMTPTHCVDVTSTVDRAVDSLAEHARYLAALSSTPIREQARAQIDMVSGPKPGFDAERAVGFELYYF is encoded by the coding sequence ATGGAAAACTTCCCCGAGGACTGGCAGCGCGCGATTGTCATCGTGGCGCATCCCGATGACATCGAATACGGCGCAGCCGCAGCAGTGGCGCAGTGGACCGATCGCGGCAAAGACGTGCGATATGTCCTGGCCACGCGCGGCGAGGCCGGAATCGCCGGTCTGTCGCCCGAAGAGTCCGGCCCGATCCGCGAGGAAGAAGAGCGTCGCTCGGCCGCGATCGTCGGTGTCGGTGAGGTGGAGTTCCTCGGCCTGCCCGACGGTCGTCTCGTGGAAGGCTTGGAGTTGCGCTCGACTCTCGCCGCAGCAATTCGCCGCCACCGTCCGGAATTGGTGGTGACGATGAACTTCTCCCACACCTGGGGCCCCGGCTATCTGAACAGCGCAGATCACCGTGCACTCGGGATCAGCGTCCTCGACGCAACTGCCGACGCAGCAAACGAATGGATCTTTCCCTCATTGACGGCGCAGGGACTGGCGCCGTGGCCCGGTGTTCGATGGGTTGCGGTCAATACGATGACTCCCACACACTGCGTCGACGTGACGTCGACGGTCGATCGCGCCGTGGATTCGCTCGCGGAACATGCGCGATATCTGGCGGCGCTGAGTTCCACGCCGATCCGGGAACAGGCGCGTGCACAGATCGACATGGTCAGCGGACCGAAGCCTGGTTTCGACGCCGAGCGAGCAGTTGGTTTCGAGTTGTACTATTTCTGA
- a CDS encoding TetR/AcrR family transcriptional regulator, whose protein sequence is MVIRNADDSIAPRKADGQRIPSREIDDVILDAARSCVLDFGMQRTTLAEISRRAGVSRPTVYRRWPDTRAVVADLLTREIRSVLPEVTFNGSAGTLLVEAIGDVVGQIRDHPLFVKIRQADQELLTTYIVDRLGASQKSILELITSVVAAGQQDGSIREGSVNEIAAMVLLMAQSVVISAPTLEPELSSDASVEQLRYAVAAYLAPVKNSGE, encoded by the coding sequence ATGGTAATCCGTAACGCAGATGACTCAATTGCCCCTCGCAAGGCAGATGGTCAGCGCATCCCCAGCCGCGAGATCGACGACGTGATTCTCGACGCAGCAAGGTCGTGTGTCCTCGATTTCGGAATGCAGCGAACCACACTTGCCGAGATCTCGCGTCGCGCCGGCGTGAGCCGACCGACGGTCTACCGGCGATGGCCGGACACGCGAGCTGTCGTCGCGGACCTGCTCACCCGGGAGATCCGATCGGTGCTGCCCGAGGTGACCTTCAACGGGTCTGCCGGCACGTTGCTCGTGGAGGCGATCGGTGACGTCGTCGGCCAGATTCGCGACCATCCGCTCTTCGTGAAAATTCGGCAAGCCGATCAAGAATTGCTGACGACCTACATCGTGGACCGGCTCGGCGCGAGCCAGAAGTCGATTCTCGAGCTGATCACGTCCGTTGTCGCGGCCGGCCAACAGGATGGTTCGATTCGCGAGGGAAGCGTCAACGAGATCGCGGCGATGGTTCTACTGATGGCTCAGTCCGTCGTCATTTCTGCGCCGACTCTCGAGCCGGAGCTTTCCTCCGATGCGTCGGTCGAGCAACTTCGATATGCGGTCGCTGCTTATCTGGCACCCGTCAAGAATTCGGGAGAATAG
- a CDS encoding glycerol-3-phosphate dehydrogenase/oxidase, translated as MSPLDSAGSDSALNAQRRTRELEQLANGDSVDVLVIGGGITGVGVALDAVTRGLSVALVEKHDLAFGTSRWSSKLAHGGLRYLASGNVGIARESAVERGILMTRTAPHLVRAMPQLVPLLPETSFFGKALVRTGFLAGDALRMSARTPASVLPRSRTVSAARARELAPAVKQENLRGALTAFDGQLIDDARLVVGIARTAASHGARILTRVGAYDVSGTSATLRDELTGSEFLMRARVVVNATGVWADQVDSSITLRPSRGTHLVLDAARLGNPTAALTVPIPGETNRFVFALPAQLGRIYLGLTDEAAPGPVPDVPTASEDEIDFLLDTVNTALEVPLTRGDVLGTFAGLRPLLDTGEGSTADLSRNHAVVRSDSGLVTVVGGKLTTYRKMAEDAVDGAVEVGSLSAGACRTRALPLVGAASPAELKKIKAPASLVARYGTEAEVVAAASGDRLRSVADLEICGAEFDFAVSHEGALDVDDVLDRRTRIGLVASDRERALGAAEQAFHSV; from the coding sequence GTGAGCCCCCTAGATTCAGCAGGCAGCGATTCAGCGCTCAACGCACAACGGCGTACTCGTGAACTCGAGCAGTTGGCGAACGGCGATTCGGTCGACGTCCTGGTGATCGGCGGCGGAATCACCGGTGTCGGTGTCGCTCTCGACGCCGTGACTCGTGGGCTCAGTGTTGCGCTGGTCGAAAAGCACGACCTCGCGTTCGGCACCAGCCGCTGGAGTTCGAAACTCGCACACGGCGGCCTTCGGTACCTGGCTTCCGGCAATGTCGGTATTGCGCGTGAAAGTGCGGTCGAGCGCGGCATTCTCATGACGCGCACCGCGCCGCACCTCGTTCGCGCCATGCCTCAACTCGTACCGCTGTTGCCCGAAACGTCGTTCTTCGGGAAGGCCCTGGTGCGTACCGGTTTCCTGGCCGGTGACGCTCTGCGCATGTCGGCGCGAACCCCGGCTTCGGTGCTGCCCAGATCACGGACGGTCAGCGCTGCGCGGGCGCGCGAATTGGCTCCCGCGGTCAAGCAGGAGAACCTACGAGGCGCCTTGACCGCGTTCGACGGGCAGCTCATCGACGACGCCCGCCTCGTCGTCGGTATCGCCCGAACCGCAGCGTCGCACGGCGCGCGAATCCTGACCCGCGTCGGTGCATACGACGTATCCGGAACGTCGGCCACCTTGCGCGACGAGTTGACCGGATCCGAGTTCTTGATGCGTGCCCGCGTCGTGGTCAATGCGACCGGTGTCTGGGCTGATCAGGTCGACTCCAGCATCACCCTGCGCCCCAGCCGCGGGACGCACCTGGTGCTCGATGCAGCGCGATTGGGGAACCCCACGGCAGCGCTGACCGTGCCGATTCCCGGCGAGACCAACCGTTTCGTCTTCGCCCTGCCCGCCCAGCTCGGCCGGATCTACCTCGGGTTGACCGACGAAGCAGCTCCGGGACCGGTGCCAGACGTCCCGACGGCGTCCGAGGACGAGATCGACTTCCTGCTCGACACCGTGAACACGGCGTTGGAAGTTCCGCTGACCCGGGGGGACGTCTTGGGGACCTTCGCGGGTCTGCGTCCGCTGCTGGACACCGGTGAAGGCTCGACGGCCGACCTCTCGCGCAATCACGCTGTAGTCCGTTCGGACTCGGGCTTGGTCACGGTGGTAGGCGGAAAACTCACGACGTACCGCAAGATGGCCGAAGACGCCGTCGACGGTGCGGTCGAGGTCGGGTCGCTGAGCGCCGGGGCATGTCGGACACGCGCGTTGCCGCTGGTAGGCGCTGCATCACCGGCGGAATTGAAGAAGATCAAGGCACCCGCGTCATTGGTGGCGCGATACGGCACCGAGGCCGAGGTCGTTGCCGCGGCGAGCGGCGATCGTCTCCGGTCGGTTGCGGACTTGGAGATCTGCGGTGCCGAGTTCGATTTCGCGGTGTCGCATGAAGGCGCCCTCGACGTCGACGACGTCCTCGATCGCAGGACGAGAATCGGATTGGTGGCTTCGGATCGCGAACGCGCACTGGGTGCGGCGGAACAGGCCTTTCACTCGGTGTGA
- a CDS encoding glycosyltransferase yields the protein MRVAVVAGPDPGHAFPAIALSLALIQAGDEPILYTGTRWVEAARAAGVEAEPLKGLAPRPGDDDLDAGARIHSRAAYISTELLPDLKSVSPDLVVSDILTAGGGLAAERLGIPWVELSPHPLYSPSRGLPPIGSGLAPGVGIRGRLRDTLMRAATGRSIKQGLAQRSQARVGVGLPALDPGPQARLIATLPALEVPRPDWPERAHVVGPLLWEPTEVILDPPPGDEPLVMVAPSTAHTGAVGMFEGTVEGLGGAGVRLIASMLDGAEGEHPDWVRAGLGRQDAMLRDASVLVCGGGHGMLAKALLAGVPTVVVPGGGDQWELANRAARAGTSVIVRPADAQSIRDAVLQVLSDKRFAEAARAAAATASQVTDPVAVCRQVVNGGVTA from the coding sequence GTGCGTGTAGCCGTTGTTGCCGGGCCGGACCCGGGTCATGCTTTTCCCGCAATAGCGTTGTCGCTGGCGTTGATCCAGGCCGGCGACGAACCGATCCTGTACACGGGGACCCGGTGGGTCGAGGCAGCGCGAGCAGCCGGCGTGGAAGCCGAGCCGCTCAAGGGCTTGGCCCCGCGGCCGGGAGACGACGATCTTGATGCAGGTGCTCGGATTCATTCGCGCGCCGCCTATATTTCCACCGAACTGCTTCCCGACCTGAAGTCCGTCTCCCCGGATCTCGTCGTTTCCGACATCCTCACTGCCGGAGGCGGATTGGCCGCCGAAAGACTTGGCATCCCCTGGGTGGAACTCTCGCCTCACCCGCTGTACTCACCTTCACGGGGGTTGCCGCCGATCGGCAGTGGGCTCGCGCCCGGCGTCGGAATTCGTGGTCGACTCCGCGATACCCTGATGCGCGCAGCGACGGGACGTTCGATCAAGCAAGGGTTGGCCCAGCGATCCCAGGCCCGTGTCGGTGTCGGACTGCCCGCTCTGGATCCCGGTCCGCAAGCGCGGCTGATCGCAACACTTCCGGCACTCGAAGTGCCCCGCCCCGACTGGCCGGAGCGCGCTCACGTCGTCGGACCGCTTCTGTGGGAGCCGACCGAGGTGATTCTGGATCCACCGCCAGGTGACGAACCGCTGGTTATGGTGGCGCCCTCCACGGCGCACACCGGCGCAGTGGGAATGTTCGAGGGCACGGTCGAAGGACTCGGCGGAGCCGGTGTGCGGCTGATCGCGTCGATGCTCGACGGAGCCGAAGGCGAGCATCCCGATTGGGTTCGTGCAGGTCTCGGACGCCAGGACGCGATGCTGCGTGACGCGTCGGTGTTGGTGTGCGGCGGCGGGCACGGCATGTTGGCGAAGGCCTTGCTGGCCGGCGTGCCGACGGTCGTCGTTCCCGGGGGCGGGGACCAGTGGGAGTTGGCCAATCGCGCTGCGCGGGCAGGGACGTCGGTGATCGTGCGGCCCGCAGATGCTCAGTCGATTCGCGATGCCGTACTGCAGGTGCTCTCCGACAAACGATTCGCGGAAGCTGCGAGAGCGGCTGCCGCGACTGCGTCGCAGGTCACCGATCCGGTGGCGGTGTGCCGACAGGTGGTCAACGGTGGTGTGACGGCGTGA
- a CDS encoding DUF3046 domain-containing protein, giving the protein MRLTEFHEMVREEFGQVRGDSMLIDHVLQSLDGMTAAEAVEAGWEPREVWRALCVEFDVPPARR; this is encoded by the coding sequence GTGCGGTTGACCGAATTTCATGAAATGGTGCGCGAAGAGTTCGGGCAGGTACGAGGCGACTCGATGCTGATCGACCATGTACTCCAGAGTCTCGACGGAATGACTGCCGCGGAGGCCGTCGAAGCAGGCTGGGAGCCTCGCGAGGTGTGGCGTGCGCTCTGTGTGGAGTTCGACGTACCACCCGCCCGCCGCTGA
- the recA gene encoding recombinase RecA: protein MAPQAPDRDKALDLALAQIDKNFGKGSVMRLGEGVRQPIAVIPTGSIALDVALGIGGLPRGRVIEIYGPESSGKTTVALHAVANAQANGGIAAFIDAEHALDPDYAAKLGVDTDALLVSQPDTGEQALEITDMLIRSGALDIVVIDSVAALVPRAEIEGEMGDSHVGLQARLMSQALRKITGAMNNSGTTVIFINQLREKIGVMFGSPETTTGGKALKFYASVRLDIRRIETLKDGTDAVGNRTRVKVVKNKVAPPFKQAEFDILYGQGISKEGSLIDMGVEHGFIRKSGSWYTYEGDQLGQGKENARKFLLENTDIRDEIEKKIKEKLGIGADVTATDEAPADF, encoded by the coding sequence ATGGCACCACAGGCACCTGATCGGGACAAGGCACTCGACCTCGCGTTGGCGCAGATCGACAAGAACTTCGGCAAGGGTTCGGTGATGCGCCTGGGTGAGGGTGTCCGCCAGCCCATCGCCGTCATTCCCACCGGTTCCATCGCGCTCGACGTCGCGCTGGGTATCGGCGGACTGCCGCGTGGCCGCGTCATCGAGATCTACGGCCCGGAGTCCTCGGGTAAGACCACCGTGGCACTGCACGCAGTTGCCAATGCTCAGGCCAACGGCGGCATCGCGGCGTTCATCGACGCGGAGCACGCACTCGATCCCGACTATGCAGCCAAGCTGGGCGTCGATACCGATGCACTCCTGGTCTCGCAGCCGGACACGGGTGAGCAGGCCCTCGAAATCACCGACATGCTGATCCGTTCAGGCGCCCTCGACATCGTCGTGATCGACTCCGTGGCCGCTCTTGTTCCTCGCGCCGAGATCGAAGGCGAGATGGGTGACAGCCACGTCGGTTTGCAGGCTCGACTGATGAGCCAGGCGCTGCGCAAGATCACCGGTGCCATGAACAACTCGGGCACCACCGTCATCTTCATCAACCAGCTTCGCGAGAAGATCGGTGTGATGTTCGGTTCTCCCGAAACCACCACCGGTGGTAAGGCACTGAAGTTCTACGCTTCGGTCCGCCTCGACATCCGTCGTATCGAAACTCTCAAGGACGGTACCGACGCAGTGGGTAACCGCACTCGCGTCAAGGTCGTCAAGAACAAGGTCGCGCCGCCGTTCAAGCAGGCCGAGTTCGACATTCTCTACGGCCAGGGCATCAGCAAGGAAGGCTCGCTCATCGACATGGGTGTCGAGCACGGGTTCATCCGCAAGTCCGGCTCCTGGTACACCTACGAAGGTGACCAGTTGGGTCAGGGCAAGGAAAATGCTCGTAAGTTCTTGCTGGAGAACACCGATATCCGTGACGAGATCGAGAAGAAGATCAAGGAAAAGCTCGGTATCGGTGCTGACGTCACTGCAACCGACGAAGCTCCCGCCGACTTCTGA
- the recX gene encoding recombination regulator RecX, with translation MSFDDGDNGENAREEYGAPRRRSRQRSEKPSQRAEGGTEAQAKDACLRLLTDRARSRSELETKLSGRGFEPEIIAKVLDRLQEIGLIDDADFANQWVHSRHTYSGKGKRALAVELRLKGIDQDTASEALSQIDPEDERERAAELVRRKLKNKPVDDRDKVTRRLVSMLARKGYSAGMSYEVVKAEMAAVTDS, from the coding sequence ATGAGCTTCGACGACGGTGACAACGGCGAGAATGCTCGTGAAGAGTACGGCGCTCCTCGGCGTCGATCCCGTCAACGATCCGAGAAGCCGTCGCAACGCGCAGAAGGTGGGACGGAGGCGCAGGCCAAAGATGCTTGCCTACGCCTCCTGACCGACCGGGCGCGCAGTCGTTCCGAGCTGGAAACAAAGCTGAGCGGGCGTGGCTTCGAGCCCGAGATCATTGCCAAGGTCCTCGATCGACTCCAAGAAATCGGGTTGATCGACGACGCGGACTTCGCGAACCAATGGGTTCATTCGCGGCATACGTACTCGGGCAAGGGAAAGCGTGCGCTTGCAGTCGAGTTGCGGCTCAAAGGAATCGACCAGGACACCGCTTCCGAAGCGTTGTCACAGATCGATCCGGAAGATGAACGCGAGCGAGCAGCGGAGCTGGTTCGGCGGAAGCTGAAGAACAAGCCCGTCGATGATCGCGACAAGGTCACGCGTCGACTGGTCTCGATGCTGGCACGCAAGGGATATTCAGCGGGGATGTCCTACGAGGTGGTCAAAGCCGAGATGGCGGCGGTCACCGACTCGTAG
- a CDS encoding amino acid ABC transporter permease, with product MSNRATVLYDAPGPRARNLYRFASLVVAALMVAIGYVIYRALDEKGQLTAAKWDPFLESTSWTTYLIPGIRGTLIAAAMSIVFALILGSALGIGRLSEHNIIRKICGVIVELFRAVPVLILMIFSYQVFAEYEVFKSKYLALAAVVVGLTLYNGSVIAEIVRAGINSLPRGQSEAAKALGMRKTQIMVTILLPQAVTAMLPALISQMVVALKDSALGYLIGYVELVRQAQQLGTFYGNFLPALIVVAAIMIALNSALTFLATKVEKRLRSGKRKGKGPIAAPSADPAVSVPGMDLTKP from the coding sequence ATGAGCAACCGCGCAACAGTCCTCTACGACGCGCCAGGTCCGAGAGCGCGAAATCTCTACCGATTCGCATCCCTTGTCGTCGCCGCACTCATGGTCGCAATCGGTTACGTCATCTACCGCGCACTCGACGAAAAGGGCCAGCTGACAGCAGCGAAGTGGGATCCGTTCCTCGAATCCACCTCGTGGACAACGTATCTGATACCCGGCATCCGAGGGACGCTGATCGCGGCTGCGATGTCCATCGTCTTCGCGCTCATCCTCGGTTCTGCCCTGGGTATCGGCCGACTCTCCGAGCACAACATCATTCGGAAGATCTGCGGCGTCATCGTCGAATTGTTCCGAGCAGTACCGGTTCTGATTCTGATGATCTTCTCGTATCAGGTGTTCGCCGAATACGAAGTCTTCAAGTCCAAGTACCTCGCACTCGCCGCAGTCGTCGTGGGCTTGACCCTGTACAACGGGTCAGTGATCGCCGAGATCGTCCGCGCCGGAATCAACTCACTCCCACGAGGGCAAAGTGAGGCCGCCAAGGCACTAGGCATGCGCAAGACGCAGATCATGGTGACAATCCTGCTCCCCCAAGCGGTTACCGCCATGCTCCCGGCACTGATTTCACAGATGGTCGTGGCGTTGAAGGACTCCGCCCTCGGCTACCTGATCGGGTATGTCGAGCTGGTGCGTCAGGCCCAACAGCTCGGCACCTTCTACGGAAACTTCCTGCCGGCGCTCATCGTGGTCGCAGCGATCATGATCGCTCTCAACTCGGCTCTGACCTTCCTGGCAACCAAGGTGGAGAAGCGCCTGCGGTCCGGGAAGCGAAAGGGCAAGGGCCCCATCGCGGCTCCGTCCGCCGACCCAGCTGTTTCGGTTCCGGGTATGGACCTGACCAAGCCGTGA